The window atgtattgatttaaaatatcaacaatgatactgtaagtgttttttttttgtgtctgtttacacgataaatagtcgattttcaacttaagttaaaaacaatCTTTTCCGGTGAGAAGTGAATCTAGTTcgtgcattcgggaggtaaatagaagttttcaaaagcaccgggaaaaaccaGGGCCATATTTACCATAAGGAAGGATAGGCAACTGCCTATGGCCTCCGTTATTAAAGGGCCTCagatttttatgaacattattttttttttttagagtaatattttcatcgtataaaataaatataagaaacataataattatactatttcaaaaaaattaaataattgatctttatcagtgtaaaatgtaaatgaaaatacataaaagtcTATATTGAATAAGAAAGAATTGATAACTTAGGTTTACTATCAAATAGAAAGCGATCTTACATTTTCTTTAAACTTCgatgacaaaataaatgaattatttgctttaaaaaaagcaagaaaagtaatattataaaataacttattaattatttctattataaatattgtttgcgCGCTCGATGCTTGCATGCTTGGGGTATCAACCGAAACACCAAGTACACCCTCGTANNNNNNNNNNNNNNNNNNNNNNNNNNNNNNNNNNNNNNNNNNNNNNNNNNNNNNNNNNNNNNNNNNNNNNNNNNNNNNNNNNNNNNNNNNNNNNNNNNNNNNNNNNNNNNNNNNNNNNNNNNNNNNNNNNNNNNNNNNNNNNNNNNNNNNNNNNNNNNNNNNNNNNNNNNNNNNNNNNNNNNNNNNNNNNNNNNNNNNNNNNNNNNNNNNNNNNNNNNNNNNNNNNNNNNNNNNNNNNNNNNNNNNNNNNNNNNNNNNNNNNNNNNNNNNNNNNNNNNNNNNNNNNNNNNNNNNNNNNNNNNNNNNNNNNNNNNNNNNNNNNNNNNNNNNNNNNNNNNNNNNNNNNNNNNNNNNNNNNNNNNNNNNNNNNNNNNNNNNNNNNNNNNNNNNNNNNNNNNNNNNNNNNNNNNNNNNNNNNNNNNNNNNNNNNNNNNNNNNNNNNNNNNNNNNNNNNNNNNNNNNNNNNNNNNNNNNNNNNNNNNNNNNNNNNNNNNNNNNNNNNNNNNNNNNNNNNNNNNNNNNNNNNNNNNNNNNNNNNNNNNNNNNNNNNNNNNNNNNNNNNNNNNNNNNNNNNNNNNNNNNNNNNNNNNNNNNNNNNNNNNNNNNNNNNNNNNNNNNNNNNNNNNNNNNNNNNNNNNNNNNNNNNNNNNNNNNNNNNNNNNNNNNNNNNNNNNNNNNNNNNNNNNNNNNNNNNNNNNNNNNNNNNNNNNNNNNNNNNNNNNNNNNNNNNNNNNNNNNNNNNNNNNNNNNNNNNNNNNNNNNNNNNNNNNNNNNNNNNNNNNNNNNNNNNNNNNNNNNNNNNNNNNNNNNNNNNNNNNNNNNNNNNNNNNNNNNNNNNNNNNNNNNNNNNNNNNNNNNNNNNNNNNNNNNNNNNNNNNNNNNNNNNNNNNNNNNNNNNNNNNNNNNNNNNNNNNNNNNNNNNNNNNNNNNNNNNNNNNNNNNNNNNNNNNNNNNNNNNNNNNNNNNNNNNNNNNNNNNNNNNNNNNNNNNNNNNNNNNNNNNNNNNNNNNNNNNNNNNNNNNNNNNNNNNNNNNNNNNNNNNNNNNNNNNNNNNNNNNNNNNNNNNNNNNNNNNNNNNNNNNNNNNNNNNNNNNNNNNNNNNNNNNNNNNNNNNNNNNNNNNNNNNNNNNNNNNNNNNNNNNNNNNNNNNNNNNNNNNNNNNNNNNNNNNNNNNNNNNNNNNNNNNNNNNNNNNNNNNNNNNNNNNNNNNNNNNNNNNNNNNNNNNNNNNNNNNNNNNNNNNNNNNNNNNNNNNNNNNNNNNNNNNNNNNNNNNNNNNNNNNNNNNNNNNNNNNNNNNNNNNNNNNNNNNNNNNNNNNNNNNNNNNNNNNNNNNNNNNNNNNNNNNNNNNNNNNNNNNNNNNNNNNNNNNNNNNNNNNNNNNNNNNNNNNNNNNNNNNNNNNNNNggagctacacgtgttctgttttgcgtataatttgttatgttacgcacttgtaagactgagacaacacatgcgggtaatGGGTATAACGTCTTCTTAAGCGCAATTGCTAAACTcccaactagatagccgtctccaTCTTATCATCaaagtcggccgccatttacaaagcagcaatgtttacaaaataatattatatcacagtttacctataatattatgtatatataagtatacaataattataatatatacttatatatatgaataaatgtaaacaatacCTGCTTTATAAATGGCGGCTGACTTCAACATTTGCCACAACTGCAGTataaagacggctatctagttgttatatatatctatgaatgccataaattattataaagtcttTTTAGCTATCACTGATGATATCGGTATATCATGCTAATTTTGTCGTTTTcttggaaatattataatagcgaaTTAGTAATTGGTAATACTGATAACAGCTACAAGTTATGTTAaactagggcactatagatactaGGTATGCTACaccgccattttgcgactaataatgttatgtgaatatgattttttcccatagaccttatactcataagtcataggTGGAGTATCCCAGATCGgcgtatattaaaaatgtacttaagtatattacaccctatcttttggtaaaataattaagacaaaatataaattattgtagaaacgggacgggattccaccgccacaggtgctgaaaaatagtcaaaattgtagacgggacgaactgtaggtaggtaggtaaataaaaaatgattgagaacccataaaacgtaaaaatatatcttaatttgttTGACATTATTTNNNNNNNNNNNNNNNNNNNNNNNNNNNNNNNNNNNNNNNNNNNNNNNNNNNNNNNNNNNNNNNNNNNNNNNNNNNNNNNNNNNNNNNNNNNNNNNNNNNNtattattacattattttattttaatttattacattggtattattataataattacagtagTGATTCTATTTTATGTGTTTTAGTTTAtcttaatatagtatacctatttaaatttgttttattttatcgatcTATTAGGTATAGAGTTGATccattaaaatatcttaatgtgaatgacatttatttatatttattatattaatattattttaataattataataatgattctatttaagtaggtattatattttatcttataatatttatatttaagaaatccAAATATCatctgtattaattttaaaggttTAGTAACAGTACTACATCATCAAACCATAATTAATTGTggataagatttttttataaaactattctattattaaatatataacttaattataatttaaatacatagattaaccaaaaatatattagcaaaaaatatgtattcttaTGAAAACAGTACAGAATTACAGGTTACAGCAACATAGTTTCACAGCTATGGTGTATAGAACAGGACGATCTGTATTCTGTAGTTAAGTCCCAAATGATTTAAgacttataaaacgtatatacaaatttatgaaGATTAAACTCTATCGACTGATATAATAAACagcaaaaaatattcattattgcaGAAACGAGACGGGATTACACCGCCACAGATGCGCGTAATTAGCAAGgttgggcattaacgagttaaaaagttaaagttaagttaaaaagtaaattttattttaaatttttaacttaactagttacttttggcttttcattaacttaactgttaacttctTAAATTCCTTTTTTAGTTAGTGTGAAATTagcgaattaatttttcattttaagaaataagttaagttaatatatatgtttttaattttataatatttcactatttcagtctatttcgattttcgttttcatgtcaaaaatatttactgtgtaCTGTtcaaagttataaatttatttcattcgagtataacataatatggaaatactgtataaagtataaaccagggactggaacctttatgattttatcggtttgggttctcaaaaaccgaaaatttcggtttcggttctggtttcggttttcaaaaatatcgaatttcggtttcggtttcggtttcggttaataccggttttaaccattattatttgacttttttttttatcaataaagtactatgtaaaaaaaatgtacatcatattaataacctttttttagtgacaggtatttgtaattaagtgtaactatttcagaatttaggtaatattataaaaaaatgaattattataaaattataaattaaaataaataaatacattttaatatttaaaataaataaaaaagtattattaaaaaaacaaaaaagaatgaatttttaacacacttgggtgaccaatgtttcagtttgatataataatttataacttatatatcaaaatataaatttaaacaatatataccacGCTAATGAAGACGGAAGAACAGTTTAGTAGAATTGTCGTACAAAGCATAGTATAGAGAAAAGAGttaacgatacccgcattacgtttaggtatttaatattatcaatgcaggcatattagtaaggtaacaatacaattttaatttataatttatatgataacttactctgaattctgaatcacttataaacgtccaaattaatattattttcagaaattatacatcagctattgcgaaTTGCGATTCANNNNNNNNNNNNNNNNNNNNNNNNNNNNNNNNNNNNNNNNNNNNNNNNNNTAGCTTGTATTTTGGTTGTAGACAAATGCAAACCTctgaaaaaatacatatattacaaatagtaaagtaatgaaaattaattgaagtataatttataaacataacctatattataagtatgtatatatatagaactATTACCTAATACAAGAAGTAACTAATTGAACAATTAACACTAAACCATCAGTACATCCTTCTGAATCGTTAGATGGAagcaacatattaattataccgTTAACATCACTTTTCaatctataacaataataacattgtattagaataattttattatcattcaaaCCTACTAATGTTTTTACTTGCTTAGTGCTTACCTATCAATTTTTTCGTCGGGCGAAATTATAGGATTTGTGGCCGAAAACATTTGTAAATATGGTTGAAGAAAAGAATAAAAGTAAtctggaaatattttatttttctcttcgTCCAAATACAATTCAGCAGAACAACGGTCTGCtggatttaattttatcatggaTTTAATGAGAtcctaaaattacaaatttaataaaataattcaaatgcttataagttataactgattTTGTTTTACATACTCTAATTCCTTCATCGTCAATAGTGTCAACGTGAGTGTTTGGATCATACTCTCCATTTCTATATGCCAACAACTGTGATAAATCAAAAGGCGGGCGACCATCTGTGAACATTTCTGCTAGTGCACATctgtaaaatgaaaatgatattgtcatgatgtattatttaaaaaagaaaaaagtacatatcgtccccgttcatgcaaaacaCACCAAGTCCAAAAACATGAATCAGCTCTTGCAATTTtctcaaactttaaatgtataccatatgtaaccaaattgttttctttctttttttaattgagtttcccTTAAGGGAAGTAGCTGTTTATgagaagtaataaataatatgacactgtgaaatttatagttcttattattgttaaaatacaaatttccaagtcgatttttggacttagtgtactttgcatgaacggggacgatatttaaatatttgttatttattttcttttacccAGTGGAGAAAATGTCCATAGCTGGAGTCAATTCTCCTTTTTTAACATGATCTTCAGATGGTAACAACTGATTGGTAAGCTCAGTAGATGTCTTCACAAAACTACAGAATTCAAATGAATGTTCTATTAACACAATTTAAGTAACATTATATGAGTAATATTACTTACCGTTCCGGAGCTATGTAACATAGCCTTCTACGAGAAGTATCAAAAAAGAATGAATTAATCAGCAGGGTTATCGTCAGGTAGGTATGTAGGTTTGTAAGAGGCGATATCTGTGAGTAACACCCAATTCCAAGATGTAATCATGATATTTTCTAACTTGATATCACCGTGGCACACCTGTGTGTACAAACATTTCTAAATtagaatttacatttattagtgatataataaaaacatacgcCTAATGTATAAGATTGTCGTAGAGcaaacaatatttgaaaagCAATAAATTTTTTCTCTATCATGGTCAAGAAAGGTCTGGTACTGATGCGATCATACAAACTATACTTGACATATTCTCGCATCAAGAAAACAGCTTTGTCagtcatctaaaaaaaaattgaacaagtGAAATCAAATAATCTCTAACAAACCCTTTAAGATTTAATAAACGTACAACAACTTTTTGAAAACATAAGCAATTGACAGCCGACTGTAGTTTGGACTTTATCTCTTCAATGTGCACACGGTGTTTGACCAACGGCAACATTGGATCGTGCAGGGCAAAGACTTTGACAACAATCATTCCTTCTTGAGACTTTGCACGGGCTACTTTAAAAAACCTAGTACTCCCCAAGCTGTGAAGAACaacagaaaacaatatttaccaAACCATTGACATATCGGCATTGGAATTTTAA of the Acyrthosiphon pisum isolate AL4f unplaced genomic scaffold, pea_aphid_22Mar2018_4r6ur Scaffold_21041;HRSCAF=22866, whole genome shotgun sequence genome contains:
- the LOC100570599 gene encoding LOW QUALITY PROTEIN: phosphoinositide 3-kinase regulatory subunit 4-like (The sequence of the model RefSeq protein was modified relative to this genomic sequence to represent the inferred CDS: deleted 1 base in 1 codon), producing MGNQLVGIAPSEIFPVEHYLTDHSQLQFDASLGSTRFFKVARAKSQEGMIVVKVFALHDPMLPLVKHRVHIEEIKSKLQSAVNCLCFQKVVMTDKAVFLMREYVKYSLYDRISTRPFLTMIEKKFIAFQILFALRQSYTLGVCHGDIKLENIMITSWNWVLLTDIASYKPTYLPDDNPADNSFFFDTSRRRLCYIAPERFVKTSTELTNQLLPSEDHVKKGELTPAMDIFSTGCALAEMFTDGRPPFDLSQLLAYRNGEYDPNTHVDTIDDEGIRDLIKSMIKLNPADRCSAELYLDEEKNKIFPDYFYSFLQPYLQMFSATNPIISPDEKIDRLKSDVNGIINMLLPSNDSEGCTDGLVLIVQLVTSCIRGLHLSTTKIQLLWGGMVADGLRTLVNPPSEDYVTPKEVSDIIKGFPSAKAPGEDGITN